The Geotrypetes seraphini chromosome 8, aGeoSer1.1, whole genome shotgun sequence genome includes a region encoding these proteins:
- the LINGO3 gene encoding leucine-rich repeat and immunoglobulin-like domain-containing nogo receptor-interacting protein 3: protein MCYTMTSYWLLILSLHLLQLSMNSAGACPARCECAPQIKSVVCHRKRLTSIPEGIPTETKILDLSKNRIRYLNPGDLSPYPLLEEVDLSENIISSIEPGAFSNLFNLQTLHLRDNQLKLIPTGVFTKLSNLTFLDISENKIVILLDYMFQDLKNLKNLEVGDNDLVYVSQRAFSGLLGLEQLTIERCNLTTISAESLSYLQNLEVLRLCNLGITSVEDQNFKKLYNLKELEIDNWLFLEDISPTSFQGLNLTSLSITYTNITSVPVAALRNLVYLRHLNLSYNPISTVQKGSFKDLIRLCELHIVGAMLTMIEPQAFFGLRQIRLLNVSNNFLSTLEESAFHSVNTLETLRIDQNPLACDCRLLWILQRRKTLNFDGQPPTCASPTEIQGNALRDLPDSVLFEYFICQKPKIRDRKLQHVTAHEGESVSFLCRADGEPTPVIIWVSPQHKMITRKSAGRTTVLSNGTLEIRFTQVQDSGTYTCIASNAGGNDTYFATLTVKGDGSIYANRTLYLNERNDTLQNETQIFLKFTFDLKTILVSTAMGCITFLGVVLFCFLLLFVWSRGKGQHKNNFSVEYSFRKVDGPTSAAGQGGARKFNMKMI from the coding sequence ATGTGCTACACTATGACATCATATTGGCTTCTAATACTGAGTCTCCATTTACTCCAGCTGAGCATGAACTCGGCAGGGGCCTGCCCAGCCCGGTGCGAATGTGCTCCCCAGATCAAATCTGTAGTGTGCCACCGCAAGCGACTGACCTCAATCCCTGAAGGGATCCCCACTGAGACAAAAATTCTTGACCTCAGCAAAAACAGAATCCGTTACCTGAATCCAGGAGATCTGTCCCCCTACCCTTTGCTAGAGGAAGTTGATCTAAGTGAGAACATCATTTCAAGTATTGAGCCAGGGGCATTTAGCAACTTGTTCAATCTGCAGACCTTGCACCTGAGAGACAATCAGCTGAAGCTGATCCCCACTGGCGTCTTTACCAAACTATCTAACTTAACTTTTTTAGACATTAGCGAAAACAAAATTGTGATTCTATTGGACTACATGTTCCAAGACTTAAAGAATTTGAAGAATCTAGAAGTGGGTGATAACGATTTAGTATATGTTTCTCAAAGGGCCTTCTCTGGTCTGCTAGGTCTTGAGCAGCTCACGATAGAAAGATGCAATTTGACCACAATATCAGCAGAGTCTCTTTCTTATCTTCAGAACCTAGAAGTTCTTAGGCTTTGCAACCTTGGGATAACTTCTGTGGAAGATCAGAACTTCAAAAAATTATACAACCTCAAGGAACTTGAAATTGATAACTGGTTGTTCTTAGAGGACATCTCACCAACAAGCTTCCAAGGACTGAACCTCACTTCACTCTCCATAACATACACCAACATCACATCAGTGCCTGTCGCAGCTTTAAGGAATTTAGTGTATCTCAGACACTTAAATCTATCTTACAACCCTATCAGCACTGTGCAGAAAGGCTCCTTCAAGGACCTTATCCGACTTTGTGAGCTCCACATTGTTGGTGCTATGTTGACAATGATAGAACCTCAAGCTTTCTTTGGCCTGAGGCAGATTCGCTTGTTGAATGTTTCCAACAACTTTTTGTCAACATTGGAGGAAAGCGCCTTCCATTCTGTCAACACACTGGAGACCCTCCGCATAGACCAGAATCCACTGGCATGTGACTGCCGCCTTCTCTGGATCTTGCAGCGCAGGAAGACACTTAACTTTGATGGCCAGCCGCCAACTTGTGCCTCGCCTACAGAGATCCAGGGTAATGCTTTGCGAGACTTACCTGACTCAGTTCTTTTTGAGTACTTTATCTGCCAAAAACCCAAAATAAGGGACCGAAAGCTTCAACATGTAACGGCACATGAAGGAGAGTCTGTCTCTTTCCTCTGCCGAGCAGATGGGGAGCCCACACCAGTAATTATCTGGGTATCCCCTCAGCACAAAATGATCACACGCAAGAGTGCTGGGAGAACAACTGTTCTTTCTAATGGCACCTTAGAAATCCGATTTACCCAAGTCCAGGACAGTGGCACCTATACTTGTATTGCTAGCAATGCAGGTGGCAATGACACCTATTTTGCCACATTGACTGTCAAAGGAGATGGATCCATTTATGCAAACCGAACTTTGTACCTCAATGAGCGCAATGATACTTTGCAAAACGAGACACAAATCTTTTTAAAGTTTACCTTTGACCTTAAGACGATCTTAGTGTCTACAGCAATGGGTTGCATAACCTTCCTGGGAGTTGTGCTGTTTTGCTTTCTTCTACTCTTTGTCTGGAGTAGAGGAAAAGGCCAGCACAAGAATAACTTCTCAGTGGAATATTCCTTCCGCAAAGTAGATGGGCCAACCTCAGCTGCTGGGCAAGGTGGTGCTAGGAAGTTCAACATGAAGATGATCTAA